From Paenibacillus polymyxa, the proteins below share one genomic window:
- a CDS encoding copper amine oxidase N-terminal domain-containing protein, protein MNIKKWIAVPLILLMVALTGCQAVGGFDVSKNLLGTLDVKSQQTTEKISLKLTPKEGITQGDQQIVDLINSISVTVDEAKVQSEEVASAKGTLHIDKYNLPFELALDRQGMAIHLEGAKKPYYISLNSQERLSGLPAGFDPYAYSKDVRDLTKTAAALMLKHAPNPSTISATSVTEEVYGEKDKVKLTRLHTELRGDELVALVKPFLTNLAKDEAGLKELIGQAIDVTKTIASGVAIEGSDKVTTELNENKEKLVNEAYTEVKKYLDLAVAQYDVGVSTMYAQAPEIKTVLSANTVLKNDMYFDEKGNVRKALTDLTVALPDVDDLPVKSFTILTETQAWNVNGSVTADKVDLSNGVIDLNTQAELTPGATLRNFEANSPIYNILKNDLEITKVETTFDPKDDYYVLENRGGTAFIPLRELTGELSSELKWDAAAKQTTVIDDITGKTIKLKSGSKQAVLEGSTLTLPQAPYTDEYGTLYVPFKSVAEVLGATVTRNNAGEYVLKRD, encoded by the coding sequence ATGAACATAAAAAAATGGATTGCCGTCCCTCTTATTCTGTTAATGGTAGCTTTGACAGGTTGCCAGGCAGTAGGCGGATTTGATGTAAGTAAAAATTTATTGGGAACACTTGATGTGAAATCCCAGCAGACAACGGAGAAAATTTCTCTTAAATTAACTCCAAAAGAAGGAATCACGCAAGGAGATCAACAAATCGTAGATTTGATTAATTCGATTTCGGTGACTGTAGATGAAGCTAAGGTACAATCGGAGGAAGTTGCTTCCGCTAAGGGTACTTTACACATTGATAAGTATAATTTGCCATTTGAGCTTGCTTTGGATCGCCAAGGTATGGCTATTCACCTGGAAGGTGCCAAAAAACCTTATTACATATCTCTGAACTCGCAAGAGCGTTTGAGCGGTCTGCCTGCTGGGTTTGATCCTTATGCATATTCCAAAGACGTGAGAGATCTGACCAAAACAGCCGCTGCACTTATGCTTAAGCATGCTCCTAACCCTTCGACCATTTCTGCAACATCTGTAACCGAAGAAGTATACGGTGAAAAAGACAAGGTGAAACTGACCCGTCTCCATACAGAACTGCGCGGTGATGAACTGGTTGCATTGGTAAAACCGTTCCTGACAAATCTGGCCAAGGATGAAGCTGGCTTAAAAGAATTGATCGGCCAAGCTATTGATGTGACTAAAACCATCGCTTCCGGCGTAGCTATTGAGGGTAGTGATAAAGTAACAACAGAACTAAATGAAAACAAAGAAAAGCTGGTCAACGAGGCTTACACTGAGGTTAAAAAGTATTTGGACCTGGCTGTGGCACAGTATGATGTAGGAGTCAGCACTATGTATGCACAGGCACCTGAAATCAAAACAGTCCTGAGTGCCAACACGGTGCTGAAAAACGACATGTATTTTGATGAAAAAGGAAATGTTCGCAAAGCGCTGACAGACTTGACAGTCGCGTTGCCAGATGTGGACGATCTTCCGGTGAAGTCCTTTACCATTCTGACCGAGACTCAAGCCTGGAACGTCAATGGTAGTGTAACGGCCGATAAAGTAGATCTTTCTAACGGCGTTATTGACTTGAATACACAAGCTGAATTAACTCCGGGAGCGACGCTGCGCAATTTTGAAGCAAATTCTCCGATCTACAATATTTTAAAAAATGATTTGGAAATTACAAAAGTAGAAACCACTTTCGATCCTAAAGACGATTACTACGTTTTGGAGAATCGTGGAGGTACGGCCTTCATCCCACTGCGTGAACTGACAGGTGAATTGAGCTCAGAACTAAAATGGGATGCAGCTGCAAAACAAACAACTGTAATTGATGATATTACTGGTAAAACGATTAAGCTGAAAAGCGGCTCCAAGCAGGCTGTACTGGAAGGAAGCACATTGACGTTGCCACAAGCTCCATACACGGATGAATATGGCACATTGTATGTTCCTTTCAAATCTGTTGCAGAGGTACTTGGCGCTACTGTAACTCGTAACAATGCTGGAGAATATGTACTGAAACGCGATTAA
- a CDS encoding galactokinase, producing MKDMELLNSSEGQMVLARMYGQQQVFEQTSRYQSLIQAYQEHFGVGDIELFSAPGRCEIGGNHTDHNHGKVLAGSITLDTIAVAARVEEPVITFFSEGYQTKYVIDLNDLAPKPEDDGTMLLIRGIAAGLLEFGYRIGGFQAYISSNVFSASGLSSSASFEMLICTILNHFYNEGALDTVAKSKIGQYAENVYWNKPSGLLDQMACAYGGLISIDFENPKEPIINPVHWNFEQNGYSLVIVNTGGNHADLTDDYAAVPNEMRAVAQSLGASVCRDLMPENLYANLKMVREKAGDRAVLRALHFFEENKRVDEQVKSLQEGRFSDFLRLVTESGNSSWKWLQNVYRSGIDREQDVSVALALTEMYLKSIGDSACRVHGGGFAGVILTILPNDHVDDYKEWISGMLGTPVLVVNVREDGAVNVSELINAERTRSKCTN from the coding sequence ATGAAAGATATGGAGCTATTGAATTCCAGCGAGGGACAGATGGTGCTTGCTCGAATGTACGGTCAACAACAAGTTTTCGAGCAAACCTCTAGATATCAATCACTTATACAGGCGTATCAGGAGCATTTTGGTGTAGGGGATATTGAATTATTTAGTGCTCCAGGGCGATGCGAAATTGGAGGGAATCATACAGACCACAACCACGGGAAGGTGCTGGCAGGCAGTATTACACTTGATACGATCGCTGTAGCAGCTAGAGTGGAAGAACCTGTTATTACCTTCTTTTCTGAAGGCTACCAAACGAAATACGTCATTGATTTAAACGACTTGGCACCAAAACCGGAGGATGACGGTACGATGCTGCTGATCCGTGGCATTGCAGCTGGTTTACTTGAATTCGGGTATCGCATCGGAGGATTTCAGGCTTATATATCGAGTAATGTATTCTCTGCTTCAGGATTAAGCTCTTCCGCTTCGTTTGAAATGTTGATATGCACAATATTAAATCATTTTTATAACGAGGGAGCATTAGATACTGTTGCTAAATCCAAAATTGGTCAGTATGCGGAGAATGTCTATTGGAACAAGCCTTCGGGGCTGCTCGATCAGATGGCTTGCGCATATGGCGGCTTGATTTCCATTGATTTTGAAAATCCCAAGGAACCGATCATTAATCCAGTCCATTGGAATTTTGAACAAAACGGCTATTCCCTGGTTATTGTAAATACAGGTGGAAATCACGCTGATTTAACGGATGACTACGCAGCGGTGCCGAACGAAATGCGTGCTGTGGCTCAGTCTTTAGGCGCTTCTGTTTGCCGTGACTTAATGCCCGAGAATCTGTACGCCAATCTCAAAATGGTTAGGGAAAAAGCGGGGGATCGGGCAGTGCTCCGTGCTTTGCATTTTTTTGAAGAAAACAAGCGTGTAGATGAGCAAGTGAAATCGCTGCAGGAAGGACGCTTTTCTGATTTCTTAAGGCTGGTCACCGAATCTGGCAACTCTTCCTGGAAATGGCTACAGAACGTATATAGGAGTGGGATTGATCGGGAACAAGACGTATCGGTTGCACTGGCTTTAACAGAAATGTATTTAAAATCAATTGGTGATAGCGCATGCAGGGTACATGGTGGCGGCTTTGCTGGTGTGATCTTGACGATTCTTCCCAATGATCATGTGGATGATTACAAGGAGTGGATCAGCGGAATGCTGGGAACTCCGGTGCTCGTTGTCAACGTCCGTGAGGATGGTGCTGTTAATGTAAGCGAATTGATCAATGCTGAACGGACTCGTAGCAAGTGTACTAACTAG